GAAAGTTGGTTGTATGATCGAAACAAAAAATCCCGCCACCACTTCTGAGCCCGGAACGGCTGCCTCCTTTTCCCAGCATGCTGCCTGCCCTGCCAAGTTTCTATCAACTTTTGTGGAGTATGCAGGACTAGGAATTTCCTCCTAAGACTGGCAGAGCAACTGGGATGAGTCAGCCTGCTCCATGCTGCAGGCCAAGGGAGGTGACTTTTCGGAGGCAATTAAGTAGGCAGTGCTGCTTTGCCAATCCTGAATGTCAACTCATTCTTAAGAAGTAGACATACTGCTGGAGCATAATCACTAGCCTCtcgtttcctctctctcttccacccAGTTACCAATCAATCACAGTATTTATTGAAGTCTGATAGTGATATGGAGGCCTGTTGGCCCTGTGGAAGGGGTACGAAGGTGCAAAAAGGCACAAATCCTGTTTGCAAAGCAGCACGTAAGTAGGTTTCAGGGGAGGGTCACTGCTGTGTGAGTTCAGAAGAGAGAGGGTGTGGAGTTTGCCTAGGCCTTTATCCCAGTGGCCAGGGCAGTGCCAGTGTAGACCTCGCTGGTGGTAACTGTTGAGAGAAGGAGTGGAGACACAGAGGCAGGGGGGCTGTCTTGAGCATGTTGAAGGGACAGCAGGCGGCTGTCCACCCTGTAGCAGAGTAACATTTAGGAAGTAGTGAGATGGGAAGTTGAACTTGAGGCCCAGATGGGGAAGGTCTTGGATCACGGTTGAAGAAATTGGGCTttactctctctgcttctctcctgcctctcccttaTTCCCTCCTCCCTGACTCCTACCTCTTTTCTATCAAAGCTGTGTGTAGATTACTTTCCGCTTTGGGGCCGAGTTTTCCCATCTACACAGAGAGGGGAGGGCTCTGTCCGGATTTTTAAGCATCCACCTGGCTGTCCACTGTTGAAACAGCgacctttctttttaattgagcAGTGTAATCAAGCTGTATGTAATGCCTCGTATTTATGGTGCACTCATCTCTTTTGACTCTCGCAGCAGCCCCGAGAGGTGAGCACGAGTGGACTCCCCgcctttcacagatgaggagagtgagacacaagaaggcagagtaaatgcaaggttacacagctagtaaggggcGGGACTGGGATTCATACTGCGATTAGCTCCCACTCGGTGCGTAGTAGGTGTTCAATTAATGCTTAGTCCAGTGATGTGGAACTCAGAACGTGCCCAGAACAGTATTGAGATTTGTCACTGTGTGTGGCTACTTCTGTCTGCACCTCGGAGGTGGCCAGGAAATAAGAGATTTTGCTTTGAAGAGTGAGTCGTGCTGGCTCCTCAGACAGCCTAAGCTTGAGCCCCTTTTTAACTCTGTGATGCTTGGTGCAGGGTGGGGTTTGGTTCTTGGCAGGAACATATacttattattattcataattagTATTCATTATGGGCTAGGCATCCTATTAAGTGCTTCCCAGCCACCCTCTGAGGCAGGATCCATTTATTAGCACTGTTTCACAGGTGGGCCAgcagggcctggagcctgctCTGTTACTCATTCAGGGTCACACACGGACCCTAAGTAAGGGAACCGGGATCAGAGTCAAAAACAGTGTGACTTAAAGCACTCGACTTCACGGGGCCCTCGCCTGGTCTCATTCTGCAGATGCGTTTGGTGTGGGGAGATGGCCCAGGTCTGCTGAATGACCGCAGCCTGGGCAGAGAAGCTGGCCTGGCCTACATGGAAGGTTCAACGGGTACAGTGGGTGCGGGCTTCCGAAAACGTTGGCAGTTCAgttggaggctgggaagggccCGTGTTGCCCTGGTGGATCCAGGGTGGCATAAAGTGATGGTTAGGCTCAGGAGGGACAGGTGAACGAGATGAACAGCTATTTGTGGAAGAGTGAGttctctgcttgtgtttctttgttttctcatcttgaCTCTGGAGGAGTCAGGGCTTCTGAGGTAGGTAGTGTCTTCTCCAGGCACTCAGTGCACCTGAACAGGCTTCTGCTCAAGCTTATCACTAGAGGTTAAGAGCTCACGTTGGGACATGACACGTTCTGGGATTTTGGTGCTCAGCCTGATCATTTCCCAGTCTCCTGATTTGTAAACTGGAGATCAGTGGGAGTCACCCACTCATGAGATTATTACGAAGTACTTTGCATATTTTTTGGTAGACAGGAAGTGCCCCATTGAATGGCAGCCACCACTGTCTCCTCGCGTGCTATGAGCTCCTCGAGTGCAGGGCTTCTGTCCTAGCCATTGTTTTTCTCTGGTGTCCTGCCCTTCATTTGGTGGCCACCCCACATATGTTGGGGAAACAGATGCCTCCATTGCGTATTGATTATAATGAGGTCTTTGCGTGTAAATATGTCCAGCTCACAGCACCATCTGTGGGGGACGAATTCTGTATTTTCATAGTGCTGGGGGTTGGTGTGTTTGGTTTCATCCATAATTTCTGATCTACTCCCCTTCCTAGCCATTTGCCAAGAGCCAGCCCATGTTAGGGGTGACAGAGATCAGAGGGGAAATGGACCAGCTCCGTCTTCACCAGGCTTTGTACTATTAATTAATTCTTCCTGCTCCATTCAGAAATAGTGGATGAGCGCCTGCCACGTTGCAGGTACCATGCTCACCCGTCCGCGCCTCTGTTCTGAGTGCGGTGCACAACAGGCAGGTGCTGTGATTGAATAACTTCGTTTGGAGGTGAGTTCTCCTGGTACCTTCTCAGAGTACCCTTTACGACTCAGGTTATATTGAGTCGAACGGGGAAATTGTCTAGTATTCTGGAGTCCCTGAAAACCTGATTCTAATCTGTCTAAAACTCACAGACTGTTGGAAACCGAAAGGGAGTTTAGAAACTATTTGTTACTAGACGAGGATTTGGGACCTGGAAAGAGTGACTTATTTGCGCTCACAGACCTGGTTTTAGCTGGGGCTGGAGCCAGAGTCCAGGcatcctgtttttgtttctgtagcTTTTCCCCTCAGGCGCGGGGGCTAAGGATGGTCTCGGAATCTCCTGATTGCTGAGCTACTCCCAGAGGAAAGATTAAACAATAATGAAGGCCATGGCTGGCGTTTGTTGATCAttcactatgtgtcaggcacaacTGAAGCTTTAGATATATTCACTTGCTTAATCCTCGCAAGATGAGCCTGTGAGCAGGTACTATTTTGTTCCCATCCTGCAGCTGAGGCAACCAGGGCACAGACAtgctgagtaacttgcccaagatcacatagctaggaAGTGTCCAAGCCAAGATTCGAACAtaggcagtctggttccagagcccatgctattttattttttaccttgttGCCATGGAAGTATTCAGGCGTAAACAGAAGAGATCAATACAATGAACCCCCATTTCAgtagtgctcttttttttttttttttttttttttttttttgctattcttgTTTCATTCCATCACCACCTCTTCCCTCccattttgttttgctcttttggggctggagggagagctgGGTCTCTGAAACTTTCTATTCCACCCCTGGTCGGGTGCCCACCtggtctctctcattctcagatGCTCTGGGTGTTGGGAAATAGCCCAGGTCTGCGGAATGGCTGCCGCCTGGGCGGGGAGGAGCATGGCCTGCCCTGAGTTGGGGGATTCAGCGGGCACAGGCGGGGGCAGACCCTCTGGCGGACCCAGTGGATATCGAGCCAGGATCTGATTTTGACTGATACATTAGTTCACCCCAAGTATTTCGAGATTTATTTCTAACAGgagcttctcttccctttccttttggcAAAACACAGTTTATTATACCTAACAAAGTTAACAGTAATGCTTGCTTCTCACCTAATACCTAGTTCAAAATCAGATTTCCCCGACCCCCTTAAAAAATATCTCGTTTATAGTTGctttgtttgaatcaggatccatATAAATCCACACATTACGTTTGGTTGATAaatctcttaaatttcttttaatgtgtAATAGTTTCCTGGCTTGCCCCCTTTAAAGATGCCATTTAATTCTTGAAGATCCTCATTCTTTGTTGTGTAGAATTTTCCACATTGTGGGTTTGGCTGATTGCATCCTCAGAgcatgtttttctcttgctgtgaaTTGGTAGTTAGAGCTGGAGACTTGAGagattcagattctttttttgcAAGAAAGCATTTTGGGTGGCTCTGTGTGCCAATAGTCACCAGCCCGTCAGGCTCGACACATCAAACCAGCTCCCCGGAGAGGTTCCAGGTCAGACCTTGGTTAGGGGAGAATTTATTTAGAATGAGTGTGTCGTGGCAAAGAGAATCATAATGTGCTCACAAAGCCAGAGAACGCTAAGGGAACATCCGGCCCGCGGTCCTATTTTCGGCTGAGGACAGTGACTTGGTCAGGGCCGCCCAACTAGAAGTGACAAGGTAGACACCTAAACCTTTGTCTCTTGCCTCCCAGCCCAGTGTCTCCCATGTGCCTCAGCGTTTTTTCCTGTGAAAAGTTGTAAGACTTTTCAGTTGCAAGAGCTAGAAATTCAGCCTAACTGGcttaaagagggagggagggagggagagacagaactTACTGGCTTAAACTAAAGCGTTCAGGAGCAGTTTCCTTCAGGCATAGCTGTACCCAGAGATGCACATTGTGTCTTCAGAACTCGATCTTGCCATCTCTCAGTTCTGCTTCCCACTGTGCTGGCTTGATTCGTAGACTGGCCTTCTTCGTAGGCCAGTCTGAGCCTCTCCAGGCTTCCATCATCCTATAGCTAGCAATCCTAGTAGAAAAAGGTTTTCTTTACCAGTAGTTTTAACAGAAGTCTTGGAATTGACTGACTGGCCTTAGGCCTTAGGCCCATCCCCGGGCTAATCACTGTGGCTTCAGGAGGGAGGACCCCGGGAGCACTTGGAAAGGGCCTTTTGGTTGGTCCCCCAAACCACATGGACTGTGTATGGAGGGAAGGTTCTCCAAGGACAATCGTTTTCCTGTTCCAGAAGAGGGACCTGGAAGCTGGGCAGACAAATCGAAATATGGCTGTATTGCATAAAACTTAGCAGCTCTTCTCAGCAGTTAACATGTGGATTTTGGTTACAGGTGCAGTCTCTTCAAGCCACATTTGGGACTTTTGAGTCCATCTTGAGAAGCTCCCAGCATAAACAAGACCTCACGGAGAAAGCTGTGAAACAAGGGGAGAGTGAGATCAACCGGATCAGTGAAGTTCTGCAGAAGCTCCAGAATGAGATTCTCAAAGACCTCTCTGATGGCATCCACGTGGTGAAGGATGCCCGGGAGCGGGACTTCACGTCTCTTGAGAACACGGTAGAGGAAAGGCTGACGGAACTCACCAAGTCCATCAACGACAACATTGCTATCTTCACCGAAGTCCAGAAGAGGAGCCAGAAGGAAATCAGCGATGTGAAGGCGAAGGTTGCCTCTCTGGAAGACTCCGAGGGCTACAAGCAGGATTTGAAAGCCTTGACGGAAGCTGTGAAGGAAACACAGTTCTCTGTGAAGTCCAGAGAAAAGGACATCGAGGCCCTGAGAAGCACCCTCCAGACCTTGGAATCTGACGTCTACACCGAGGTCAAGGAGCTGGTGAGCCTCAAGCAGGAGCAGCTGAAGTTCAAGGAGGCAGCCAACTCAGAGCACCTCACCTTGCAGGCCCTCACAGAGAAGCTCCTGCAGTCCGAGGAGGTCACCCTCCGCCTTCCTGAGGAGATCAGGAGACTCAGGGAGGAGCTGCGCCACCTGGAAGCCGAGGCCCTCAGGCCGGAAGAAGATGGGGTTTACAAACACTCTGACTCCTTGGCGGCGCTCCAGGAGAAGAGTCAGGGATTGGACTCCAGGCTCCAAACTGTGGAAGACGGCATGGACGCCGTGCAGACGGCCTCCACCCGGCACAGCGAGAACCTGGAGGCCCTGCTGGCCAAGAGTGAGGAGCACGAGCGGCGCCTGGCCGCCCTGCAGGAGCGCGTGGTGGGCCTGGGCCCTTCGGGGGCCGATGCAGGCGGCCTGGCCAGCACggtggggagcctgggggaggcCCAGCTCTCGCTCTACAGCGACGTGGAGGAGCTGAAGAGAAGCGTGGGCGAGCTCCCCAGCACCGTGGAGGCTCTCCAGAAGGTGCAGGAGCAAGTCCATATGCTGCTGGGCCAGGACCCGGCCCGGGTGGCCCCCTTGCCTCAGGACTTCCTGGACAGACTCTCTTCTCTAGACAACCTCAAAGCCTCAGTCAGCCAAGTGGAGTCAGACTTGAGGATGCTCAGGACTGCCGTGGACAGTTTGGTCGCCTACTCGGTGAAAATAGAAACCAACGAGAACAACTTGGAATCAGCTAAGGGCTTGTTAGATGACCTGAGAAATGACCTGGATAGGTTGTTTTTGAAAGTGGAAAAGATTCACGAAAAAGTCTGAATGAATTGTGTGTGCAGGGTGCAGAGTTAAGTCGTTTCTCATGACcaaaaaatgtgttgttttctcCCGCCGTGTCCTACCCCCCACCACGTTCTTGTCCCCTCTTAAAAAGCAGTGGACACCCCCCCTCCCGAACaagacattttatgtttttgtgccCAGTTAATTTATTTACGAGTATTACCACACACCATTGGTTTCTCAAgttttctgcttctgcttttggTTTTCCTCAAGGCCGGGCCCCTGCCAATCAGAGGTGCCTTTTAGAAGGGATGTCTCTAGTGTCAGAGAAGAATGGCTTCAACTGAGGATTAGCAGAGGCAGATTAAGTGTAACCTCAGAAAACCTTGCCTGGCTGgcagatttcacataaaaaaagtggggggaggaggcacttttctttctaattctctttgaggaaaattaattttacctttattttttttaatttttaaatgcttctgGCTGAAGTTTTCATGAGCTGCCACTCACTTCTTGTCTTCCACTTTAAACTGGTTAAAACTCACAAGAGTCAGCTCTGATGTGGGAGGGAGACAAGTCCCTCGGTTTTTATTTGATAAGAACCAGCTGCTTGACTTGCTGGCCACATCCCGTGGTGTGGGGTGTCTTTTCCATTCCTGAATCATATTGTGATCTCAAAGGTAACTATGCAAAGAACCCAGATGGTTCTGAATGCGAAGGCACAACACCTCACAGAGTCCACTGTGGCTGACCTGCGTCACCTCTTGGTAGGGTCCCCAAATAATACACAGGTTTAGAATCCTGGAAAGGGGACTCCCTGGGTTCTTTCAGGAAATGTGTGATGATAGTGGTCCACAAAGGCATGGGCTTTCTCTCCCCGGAGAACGGAGgccacttgtttttattttcccattatgTCCATGAAGAGGTTTGCTGTCCGAGCAGACCCCCATCTGTCAGGAGGAATGT
The sequence above is drawn from the Zalophus californianus isolate mZalCal1 chromosome 9, mZalCal1.pri.v2, whole genome shotgun sequence genome and encodes:
- the CKAP4 gene encoding cytoskeleton-associated protein 4 — its product is MPSAKQRGSKGGHGAASPSEKGAHPSGGADDVAKKPAPAPQQPPPPAPHPQQHPPQHPQNQSHGKGGHRGGKSSSSSTAAAAAASSSASCSRRLGRALNFLFYLALVAAAAFSGWCVHHVLEEVQQVRRGHQDFSRQREELGQGLQGVEQKVQSLQATFGTFESILRSSQHKQDLTEKAVKQGESEINRISEVLQKLQNEILKDLSDGIHVVKDARERDFTSLENTVEERLTELTKSINDNIAIFTEVQKRSQKEISDVKAKVASLEDSEGYKQDLKALTEAVKETQFSVKSREKDIEALRSTLQTLESDVYTEVKELVSLKQEQLKFKEAANSEHLTLQALTEKLLQSEEVTLRLPEEIRRLREELRHLEAEALRPEEDGVYKHSDSLAALQEKSQGLDSRLQTVEDGMDAVQTASTRHSENLEALLAKSEEHERRLAALQERVVGLGPSGADAGGLASTVGSLGEAQLSLYSDVEELKRSVGELPSTVEALQKVQEQVHMLLGQDPARVAPLPQDFLDRLSSLDNLKASVSQVESDLRMLRTAVDSLVAYSVKIETNENNLESAKGLLDDLRNDLDRLFLKVEKIHEKV